From a region of the Zingiber officinale cultivar Zhangliang chromosome 4B, Zo_v1.1, whole genome shotgun sequence genome:
- the LOC121976533 gene encoding transmembrane 9 superfamily member 8-like: MEWILPWIALVLVLFPTGGHGFYLPGVAPADFHQKDPLAVKVNKLTSIKTQLPYSYYSLPYCRPINIVDSAENLGEVLRGDRIENSVYVFEMREPEMCKIACKFTPTDKDAKEFKEKIEDEYRVNMILDNLPLVVPMKRLDQNSGTVYQLGYHVGVKDHLSGGKNGTYYIYNHLSFIVKYHKDVELDVFRIVGFEVKPFSVNHAYEGQWNDVKTRLSTCDPHAKRSVVNSDSPQVVAANEDIIFTYDVEFQESDVKWASRWDTYLLMNDDQIHWFSIINSLLIVLFLSVMVAMIMLRTLYRDISKYNQFETQEEAQEETGWKLVHGDVFRPPNNSDLLCVYVGTGVQFFGMLLVTMIFAVLGFLSPSNRGGLMTAMLLLWVFMGLFAGYSSARLYKMFKGTEWKKITLQTAFTFPGIVSIIFFILNALIWGEKSSGAVPFTTMFALAFLWFGISAPLVFVGSYVGFRKPAIEDPVKTNKIPRQIPEQAWYMNPVFSILIGGILPFGAVFIELFFILTSIWLNQFYYIFGFLFLVFIILIVTCAEITIVLCYFQLCSEDYLWWWRSYLTSGSSALYLFLYATFYFFTKLEITKLISGILYFGYMLIASYAFFVLTGTIGFYACFWFTRLIYSSVKID; the protein is encoded by the exons ATCCACTTGCAGTGAAAGTGAACAAGCTGACTTCAATAAAAACACAACTTCCATATTCATATTATTCTCTACCATACTGTCGTCCAATCAACATAGTGGATAGTGCAGAAAATCTTGGGGAAGTTCTTCGTGGTGATCGTATTGAGAACTCAGTCTATGTG TTTGAAATGAGAGAACCCGAGATGTGTAAGATTGCTTGCAAATTTACACCTACTGACAAGGATGCAAAGGAATTCAAGGAAAAAATAGAGGATGAGTATCGTGTTAACAT GATTTTGGACAATCTTCCACTTGTTGTACCTATGAAAAGGCTGGACCAGAATAGTGGTACTGTGTATCAGCTGGGCTATCATGTTGGAGTCAAAGATCATCTATCTGGA GGGAAGAATGGGACATATTATATCTACAACCATTTATCATTTATCGTGAAATATCACAAGGATGTAGAACTTGATGTTTTCAGGATTGTGGGATTTGAGGTCAAACCATTCAG TGTTAATCATGCTTATGAAGGTCAGTGGAATGATGTGAAGACCCGCTTGAGTACCTGTGACCCTCATGCTAAACGCTCAGTTGTGAACTCTGATAGCCCACAGGTGGTGGCAGCGAACGAGGATATCATATTCACCTATGATGTTGAGTTTCAG GAGAGTGATGTGAAGTGGGCCTCTCGATGGGACACTTATCTTCTGATGAATGATGACCAAATCCACTGGTTTTCTATTATCAATTCTCTCCTGATTGTATTATTCCTGTCTGTGATGGTAGCTATGATTATGCTGCGGACACTATACAGGGATATCTCCAAGTACAACCAGTTTGAGACTCAAGAAGAAGCTCAAGAAGAGACAGGATGGAAGCTAGTCCATGGGGATGTATTTAGGCCTCCAAACAATTCAGACTTGTTGTGTGTATATGTTGGAACTGGTGTTCAGTTCTTTGGTATGCTACTCGTGACCATGATTTTTGCTGTTCTTGGATTTCTCTCTCCATCAAATAGAGGTGGACTCATGACAGCAATGCTGCTACTGTGGGTCTTCATGGGCTTGTTCGCGGGGTATTCATCTGCCCGCCTTTACAAGATGTTCAAAGGGACAGAATGGAAGAAAATTACCTTGCAGACAGCATTCACTTTCCCGGGTATTGTTTCAATTATCTTTTTCATCTTGAATGCTCTCATCTGGGGTGAGAAGTCATCTGGTGCAGTGCCCTTCACCACAATGTTTGCTCTTGCATTCCTTTGGTTTGGTATTTCAGCGCCCCTTGTGTTTGTTGGCAGTTATGTGGGTTTCAGGAAGCCAGCCATTGAAGATCCTGTGAAAACAAATAAGATCCCTAGACAGATCCCAGAACAAGCTTGGTATATGAATCCAGTTTTCTCCATACTAATTGGTGGCATTCTCCCATTTGGAGCTGTTTTCATTGAGCTCTTCTTCATCCTTACCTCAATTTGGCTAAATCAGTTCTACTACATCTTTGGGTTCCTCTTTCTTGTCTTCATCATTCTCATTGTCACCTGTGCCGAGATCACAATCGTTTTGTGCTATTTCCAGCTATGCAGTGAGGATTACCTGTGGTGGTGGAGGTCCTATCTGACATCTGGATCCTCAGCACTCTATCTTTTCCTCTATGCGACATTCTATTTTTTCACAAAACTGGAGATAACCAAGCTCATTTCTGGAATTCTGTACTTTGGGTACATGTTGATTGCTTCCTATGCTTTCTTTGTGCTGACGGGAACAATTGGTTTTTATGCTTGCTTTTGGTTTACAAGACTGATTTATTCATCGGTGAAGATCGATTGA